In Prunus dulcis chromosome 1, ALMONDv2, whole genome shotgun sequence, the following are encoded in one genomic region:
- the LOC117616765 gene encoding DNA repair protein XRCC4-like isoform X2 yields METPSPKHTCLKLQLKEAQQPIYVKGTWFESRFDLSITDGLNAWICHASEEQVRDRAAQWDQPVSEYVALAERYLGFQHPDSAYGFADAGDGHKRLSWTFEKEGTKLEWRWKCQPSPNSKQTTAAVLDFLMDANVGLSFLGVLNSKKAKLRELRDKISKQEIAGKLPEEEEASSDQTEPFVSIDEKSEDESLKDLPVTSKDVPRTRSRGRGRKRAADN; encoded by the exons ATGGAGACCCCGAGCCCCAAGCACACGTGCTTAAAGCTCCAACTCAAAGAAGCTCAACAACCCATCTACGTTAAGGGCACGTGGTTCGAGTCCCGCTTCGACCTCTCCATCACCGACGGCCTCAACGCTTGGATCTGCCACGCGTCGGAAGAACAAGTGAGAGACCGAGCGGCTCAGTGGGATCAGCCGGTCTCGGAGTACGTGGCGTTGGCCGAGCGCTACCTAGGGTTTCAGCACCCAGACTCCGCCTACGGCTTCGCCGATGCCGGCGACGGCCACAAAAGA TTGTCATGGACTTTTGAGAAGGAAGGGACCAAGCTAGAATGGCGGTGGAAATGTCAGCCATCGCCTAATAGTAAGCAAACCACAGCAGCAGTATTGGATTTTCTCATGGATGCAAATGTTGGGCTAAGT TTTCTTGGGGTCTTGAATTCAAAAAAAGCTAAACTAAGAGAGCTTCGAGATAAGAtttcaaaacaagaaattgcTGGAAAACTGccagaagaagaggaagcgaGTTCAGACCAAACTGAACCTTTTGTCAGCATTGATGAGAAAAGTGAGGATGAATCTTTGAAAGATCTTCCAGTTACCTCCAAGGATGTTCCGAGGACTAGGTCTCGAGGTCGGGGTCGAAAGAGGGCAGCGGACAATTAG
- the LOC117637071 gene encoding ureidoglycolate hydrolase, protein MSLKFSHSAIIVLFLCSFTTILAHEDEDPTIKTMEDFSGYPIHEPHLSFQNTVSSLSVDTRSLQKQIDELSTFSDTPAPSVTRILYSDKDVLARRFIKNLMGLSGLSVREDAIGNIFGRWEGYNPDLSAVGTGSHIDAIPYSGKYDGVVGVLGAIEAINVLKRSGFKPKRSLEVILFTSEEPTRFGISCLGSRLMAGSKTLANTLKTTVDGQNISFFDAAQSAGYTKDEGDLSSVFLEKGSYSAFVELHIEQGPILEDEGISVGIITAIAAPASIKVDFEGNGGHAGAVLMPNRNDAGLAAAELALAVERHVLESGSIDTVGTVGILELHPGAINSIPSKSHLEIDTRDIDEERRNVVIEKIHQSAITIASKRGVNLSEFKIVNQDPPALSDKSILDAMEASSKELNLTHKFMISRAYHDSLFMARVSPMGMIFIPCYKGYSHKPEEYASSQDISNGVKVLALTLAKLSLQ, encoded by the exons ATGTCTCTGAAATTCTCTCACTCAGCAATTATTGTGCTCTTTCTCTGCTCCTTCACTACAATCTTAGCTCATGAAGATGAAGACCCAACAATCAAAACAATGGAGGATTTCTCTGGCTACCCTATTCACGAGCCACACTTGAGCTTTCAGAACACTGTCTCTTCACTATCCGTTGACACTCGAAGTTTGCAGAAACAG ATTGATGAACTTTCAACTTTCTCGGATACACCTGCCCCATCAGTTACCAGGATCTTGTACTCTGACAAGGATGTATTGGCTCGTAG ATTCATCAAAAACTTGATGGGACTCTCTGGTCTCTCTGTTAGAGAGGATGCTATTGGTAACATATTTGGTCGGTG GGAAGGCTATAACCCAGATCTTTCTGCAGTTGGAACTGGCTCTCACATTGATGCCATTCCATACTCCGGAAAGTATGATGGGGTTGTGGGTGTTCTAGGTGCTATAGAAGCCATCAACGTACTAAAAAG GTCTGGGTTCAAACCTAAACGATCACTGGAAGTTATCTTGTTCACCTCAGAAGAGCCGACACGCTTTGGAATCAGCTGTCTGGGAAG CCGCCTAATGGCGGGGAGTAAGACACTTGCTAACACTCTGAAGACAACAGTTGATGGTCAAAATATATCTTTCTTTGATGCTGCACAATCTGCTGGTTACACCAAAGATGAAGGGGACTTATCCAGTGTGTTCCTGGAAAAAGGAAGCTACTCTGCTTTTGTGGAATTGCATATTGAGCAGGGCCCTATTTTGGAGGATGAAG GTATATCAGTTGGCATCATAACAGCCATTGCAGCCCCAGCAAGCATAAAAGTGGATTTTGAAGGCAATGGAGGCCATGCGGGTGCTGTCCTAATGCCAAATAG AAATGATGCTGGACTGGCAGCTGCAGAATTAGCGCTAGCTGTTGAGAGACATGTATTAGAATCTGGATCTATTGATACTGTTGGTACAGTTG GTATTCTGGAGCTACATCCTGGAGCCATCAACAGCATCCCTAGCAAATCACATCTGGAAATTG ACACAAGAGACATTGATGAAGAACGAAGAAACGTTGTAATTGAGAAAATCCATCAATCTGCAATTACTATAGCCAGTAAACGTGGGGTCAATCTATCAGAATTCAAAATTGTAAATCAGGATCCACCAGCACTTTCTGATAAATCAATACTTGATGCAATGGAAGCTTCATCGAAAGAGCTAAACTTAACACACAAGTTTATGATTAGCCGAGCTTACCATGATTCACTGTTCATGGCCAG AGTATCCCCGATGGGTATGATATTCATTCCATGTTACAAAG GTTACAGCCACAAGCCTGAAGAATATGCCTCCAGTCAGGATATATCTAATGGGGTCAAGGTTTTAGCATTGACCCTTGCCAAGTTGTCATTGCAGTGA
- the LOC117616765 gene encoding DNA repair protein XRCC4-like isoform X1, translated as METPSPKHTCLKLQLKEAQQPIYVKGTWFESRFDLSITDGLNAWICHASEEQVRDRAAQWDQPVSEYVALAERYLGFQHPDSAYGFADAGDGHKRLSWTFEKEGTKLEWRWKCQPSPNSKQTTAAVLDFLMDANVGLSEEVVRKTQSFERLKVEAEKCLAQSEKLTNEKIEFESAIYAKFLGVLNSKKAKLRELRDKISKQEIAGKLPEEEEASSDQTEPFVSIDEKSEDESLKDLPVTSKDVPRTRSRGRGRKRAADN; from the exons ATGGAGACCCCGAGCCCCAAGCACACGTGCTTAAAGCTCCAACTCAAAGAAGCTCAACAACCCATCTACGTTAAGGGCACGTGGTTCGAGTCCCGCTTCGACCTCTCCATCACCGACGGCCTCAACGCTTGGATCTGCCACGCGTCGGAAGAACAAGTGAGAGACCGAGCGGCTCAGTGGGATCAGCCGGTCTCGGAGTACGTGGCGTTGGCCGAGCGCTACCTAGGGTTTCAGCACCCAGACTCCGCCTACGGCTTCGCCGATGCCGGCGACGGCCACAAAAGA TTGTCATGGACTTTTGAGAAGGAAGGGACCAAGCTAGAATGGCGGTGGAAATGTCAGCCATCGCCTAATAGTAAGCAAACCACAGCAGCAGTATTGGATTTTCTCATGGATGCAAATGTTGGGCTAAGT GAAGAAGTTGTGAGAAAAACTCAATCATTTGAGAGATTGAAAGTGGAAGCTGAGAAGTGTCTAGCACAGAGTGAGAAGCTTACCAATGAGAAGATAGAATTTGAATCCGCTATTTATGCAAAG TTTCTTGGGGTCTTGAATTCAAAAAAAGCTAAACTAAGAGAGCTTCGAGATAAGAtttcaaaacaagaaattgcTGGAAAACTGccagaagaagaggaagcgaGTTCAGACCAAACTGAACCTTTTGTCAGCATTGATGAGAAAAGTGAGGATGAATCTTTGAAAGATCTTCCAGTTACCTCCAAGGATGTTCCGAGGACTAGGTCTCGAGGTCGGGGTCGAAAGAGGGCAGCGGACAATTAG